One bacterium genomic region harbors:
- a CDS encoding methyltransferase domain-containing protein encodes MNDPASEKEVKEKLRETFDDVAEGYDNPALRYFSESAKYIPEFMDLDGNENVLDVATGTGNAAIALAGALPGGHVTGIDFSEGMLARAKAKIRDRGLRNITLIPMDMQALYFPDCFFDAAVFSFSIFFVEDMEQLLCHILSKVKPGGKVIVTNFCEGTFSPLVDMFSERIGKYGVETPSALRRLSTPEECISLFENAGLADIRVDVKDLGYHLADAGQWWDVVWNAGLRRLLKELTPDDLEEFKKEHLKEIQELSTGEGIWLDVKVSYAIGKRPLCR; translated from the coding sequence ATGAACGACCCCGCTAGTGAGAAAGAAGTAAAAGAGAAGCTCAGAGAGACGTTTGACGACGTGGCTGAAGGATATGACAATCCCGCTCTGCGCTATTTCTCCGAGAGCGCGAAATATATTCCGGAATTCATGGACCTCGATGGCAATGAAAATGTGCTTGATGTCGCGACCGGCACCGGCAACGCCGCGATAGCGCTTGCTGGAGCCTTGCCGGGGGGCCACGTTACGGGAATCGATTTTTCAGAGGGGATGCTCGCGCGCGCAAAAGCCAAGATCAGGGATAGAGGCCTACGTAATATCACTCTGATCCCCATGGACATGCAGGCCCTCTATTTCCCGGACTGTTTTTTCGATGCTGCGGTATTTTCATTCAGCATCTTCTTCGTAGAAGACATGGAGCAACTGCTTTGTCATATCCTTTCAAAGGTGAAGCCGGGCGGAAAGGTGATTGTGACGAACTTTTGCGAAGGGACTTTTTCTCCGCTGGTGGATATGTTCTCTGAGCGAATCGGTAAATACGGCGTTGAGACTCCCTCGGCGTTGCGGCGCCTCTCAACCCCTGAGGAATGCATTTCACTTTTTGAAAATGCCGGGCTGGCCGATATCCGCGTCGATGTTAAAGACCTTGGCTATCATCTCGCCGATGCCGGACAATGGTGGGATGTTGTATGGAATGCGGGCCTCCGCAGACTCTTGAAGGAGCTTACTCCTGATGATCTGGAGGAGTTTAAGAAAGAACATTTGAAGGAGATACAGGAACTCTCGACAGGTGAAGGGATATGGCTTGATGTGAAAGTTTCGTACGCAATCGGGAAAAGACCGCTTTGCAGATGA
- a CDS encoding sigma-70 family RNA polymerase sigma factor produces the protein MSGKLRDDPEKFGGDDGIPEETEREYSPSDEEEIAEPVAIEPEVLEAADVDFFETDLEEPSHGKGLITAEGGRADPLSQYLREIGRHSLLTHEEEEELSTRYHTQGDLEAAYRLVVSNLRLVVKIAYEFRRNISNLLDLIQEGNIGLMRAVEKFDPARGVKLSSYAAWWIRAYMIRYILNNWSLVKIGTTQNQRRLFFNLKKEKEALEAEGFRPEPKLLASRLGVKEQEVIEMSMRLSGSDVSLDAPVDEEGTTSRMDLLPDEAPSSFSELENEELRKVINEKLMGFRETLEARDRIIFDKRLMAEDPETLREIGDRFGVSRERIRQMENDLKKRLKEYLKDMPELSDVVESIER, from the coding sequence ATGAGCGGTAAACTGAGGGACGACCCGGAAAAATTCGGCGGTGACGACGGTATACCGGAGGAGACCGAAAGGGAGTATTCGCCTTCCGACGAGGAGGAGATAGCCGAACCCGTCGCCATTGAGCCGGAGGTTCTTGAAGCGGCCGACGTTGATTTTTTCGAGACCGATCTGGAGGAGCCGTCACACGGCAAGGGGCTCATAACCGCCGAGGGCGGAAGGGCCGACCCTCTTTCCCAGTACCTCAGGGAGATCGGAAGGCACTCGCTCCTGACTCACGAGGAGGAGGAAGAGCTGTCCACCCGCTACCACACCCAGGGCGACCTGGAGGCGGCTTATCGGCTCGTCGTCTCCAACCTGCGCCTCGTGGTCAAGATAGCCTACGAATTTCGGCGCAACATAAGTAACCTCCTCGACCTGATACAGGAAGGAAACATCGGCCTTATGCGGGCCGTAGAGAAGTTCGACCCGGCAAGGGGCGTCAAGCTCAGTTCCTACGCGGCGTGGTGGATTCGCGCCTACATGATCCGCTACATTCTCAACAACTGGTCGCTGGTGAAGATAGGGACAACCCAGAACCAGCGAAGGCTCTTTTTCAACCTTAAAAAAGAAAAAGAGGCCCTTGAGGCCGAGGGATTCCGCCCTGAGCCGAAGCTTCTCGCCTCCCGGCTCGGCGTGAAGGAGCAGGAGGTCATCGAAATGTCGATGAGGCTCTCGGGCTCTGACGTTTCTCTCGACGCCCCGGTTGACGAAGAGGGGACGACTTCGAGGATGGACCTTTTGCCCGACGAAGCCCCTTCCTCCTTCAGCGAGCTGGAAAACGAGGAACTCCGCAAGGTTATAAACGAAAAGCTGATGGGGTTTCGAGAGACGCTCGAAGCGCGCGACAGGATTATTTTCGACAAAAGGCTCATGGCGGAAGACCCCGAGACCCTGCGCGAGATAGGCGACCGCTTCGGCGTCTCCCGCGAGCGGATACGCCAGATGGAAAACGACCTTAAAAAGCGCCTCAAGGAGTACCTGAAAGATATGCCGGAGCTTTCGGATGTCGTTGAATCCATCGAACGATAG
- a CDS encoding ATP-dependent protease → MKNPVQQDLLRKKVPPDSFGFETTAELPQLWKPLGQDRVLSALNFGLDVESHGYNVFLFGPPGAGKQTTATGVIEEFAKKGAVPDDWVYVFNFEEEEKPRAIALTPGLGEEFRDGVAHLVQWLIEEIPKVFQNELYIKEKEEVFRKNQEAKNEAFQSLEELANVHSFIVQRSAEGLALIYGKDNEPLSPDDFEKLTDEEKGVIQRSRDILQEKLRETINLVKEIDQQMQESLKELDNRYAMSAVGQEFFLLEDKYKGFPRVIQYLQALKKDVLENIARFRTDSRDGPPIPLLPFFPRDEGPGELVKRYKVNLLVNNKGLEHAPVVFESNPNHHNLLGRMEYRAQYGTFFTDYTQIKAGAFHRANGGFLVLSAREVLLNPFAYEAMKRILKDQEIRMEEIGEQYRLISTTTLRPEPIPIRTKVVLLGTQWIYYLLQQYDEDFHKLFKVKGEFVSEMEDTDDNRMCYAYLVANQCAREGLIHFSRKAVAYFVEEGFRMAEHQKKLATHFLGLCDLVREASHWAKIAGQSVVDETHVKKALDQIKYRSDYLEKLLGEMITDGSILIDTEGTVVGQVNGLSVYDMGDYAFGKPSRVTARVFLGKEGVINIERESELGGRIHNKGVLILQGFFGARYAQRVPPTFGASICFEQSYGGVEGDSASSTELYALISAITDIPLRQDIAVTGSVNQMGQIQAIGGVNLKIEGFFNTCKAKGLTGTQGVMIPQANVQNLMLDEEVVKAVNEGKFHIYSVSTVDEGLEILTGMTPGTANEFGDYPEGTLNARVVSRLERFANQWKKLHTD, encoded by the coding sequence ATGAAGAACCCTGTGCAGCAGGATTTGCTAAGGAAGAAGGTACCGCCCGATTCCTTCGGTTTTGAAACTACCGCGGAACTCCCCCAGCTCTGGAAACCCCTCGGGCAAGACCGCGTGCTTTCCGCCCTCAATTTCGGCCTCGACGTAGAAAGCCACGGCTACAACGTCTTCCTCTTCGGCCCCCCCGGAGCCGGCAAGCAGACCACGGCTACCGGCGTCATAGAAGAATTCGCGAAAAAGGGTGCCGTTCCCGACGACTGGGTTTACGTCTTCAATTTTGAAGAAGAGGAAAAGCCCAGGGCCATAGCGCTGACTCCCGGACTCGGCGAGGAGTTCCGCGACGGCGTGGCGCACCTCGTTCAATGGCTGATCGAAGAGATACCCAAGGTCTTCCAGAACGAGCTGTACATAAAAGAAAAGGAAGAGGTCTTCAGGAAAAACCAGGAGGCCAAGAACGAGGCTTTCCAGTCTCTCGAAGAACTGGCCAACGTCCACAGCTTCATCGTACAGAGAAGCGCGGAGGGTCTGGCCCTCATTTACGGCAAGGACAACGAGCCTCTGAGCCCGGACGATTTCGAGAAACTCACGGACGAAGAAAAGGGGGTCATCCAGAGATCCCGCGACATATTGCAGGAGAAACTGCGCGAGACGATAAATCTCGTAAAAGAGATCGACCAGCAGATGCAGGAAAGCCTGAAAGAACTCGACAACCGCTACGCGATGTCCGCCGTCGGACAGGAGTTCTTTCTGCTCGAAGACAAATACAAAGGTTTCCCCCGCGTCATCCAGTACCTTCAGGCCCTGAAAAAGGACGTTCTCGAAAACATCGCCAGATTCCGGACCGACAGCCGCGACGGGCCGCCAATCCCCCTCCTCCCCTTCTTCCCCAGAGACGAGGGGCCGGGCGAACTGGTTAAGCGCTACAAGGTCAATCTTCTCGTCAACAACAAGGGGCTTGAACACGCTCCGGTCGTCTTTGAATCCAACCCCAACCATCACAACCTCCTCGGCAGGATGGAGTACAGGGCGCAGTACGGCACCTTTTTCACTGATTATACGCAGATAAAGGCCGGGGCCTTCCACCGCGCCAACGGCGGCTTTCTCGTCCTCAGCGCCCGCGAGGTCCTCCTTAATCCCTTCGCCTACGAGGCTATGAAGCGGATTTTAAAGGATCAGGAGATACGGATGGAGGAGATCGGCGAGCAGTACCGCCTCATCTCCACCACCACCCTCCGGCCCGAGCCGATTCCCATAAGGACCAAGGTCGTCCTCCTCGGAACGCAGTGGATATACTACCTCCTCCAGCAGTACGACGAGGATTTTCACAAGCTCTTCAAGGTCAAGGGCGAGTTCGTTAGCGAGATGGAGGACACCGACGACAACAGGATGTGCTACGCCTACCTCGTAGCCAACCAGTGCGCCCGGGAAGGTCTCATCCACTTCAGCCGGAAGGCCGTAGCCTACTTCGTCGAAGAAGGTTTCCGCATGGCGGAACATCAGAAAAAACTGGCGACCCACTTTCTGGGTCTCTGCGACCTGGTGCGCGAAGCGAGCCACTGGGCCAAAATAGCCGGGCAGAGCGTCGTAGACGAGACGCACGTCAAAAAGGCACTCGACCAGATTAAATACCGCAGCGACTACCTTGAAAAACTCCTCGGCGAGATGATTACCGACGGCTCCATCCTCATCGACACCGAAGGTACGGTTGTAGGCCAGGTCAACGGCCTCTCCGTCTACGACATGGGAGACTACGCCTTCGGCAAGCCCTCAAGGGTGACGGCGAGAGTCTTCCTCGGCAAGGAGGGCGTCATAAATATTGAGCGCGAATCCGAGCTGGGAGGCAGAATCCACAACAAAGGCGTGCTGATACTCCAGGGGTTCTTCGGTGCCAGGTACGCGCAGCGTGTACCGCCCACCTTCGGCGCAAGCATCTGCTTCGAGCAGTCCTACGGCGGCGTGGAGGGCGACAGCGCCTCCTCCACCGAACTTTACGCCCTGATCTCCGCCATCACCGACATCCCCCTCCGGCAGGATATAGCCGTCACGGGGTCGGTAAACCAGATGGGGCAGATACAGGCCATCGGCGGGGTAAACCTCAAAATCGAGGGATTCTTCAACACCTGCAAGGCTAAAGGGCTCACCGGAACGCAGGGGGTGATGATCCCGCAGGCCAACGTCCAGAACCTCATGCTTGACGAAGAGGTCGTAAAAGCCGTAAACGAAGGGAAGTTTCATATATACTCGGTCTCGACCGTGGACGAAGGGCTTGAGATACTCACCGGCATGACCCCCGGCACCGCCAACGAATTCGGCGATTACCCCGAAGGAACGCTGAATGCGAGGGTGGTCTCCAGACTTGAGAGATTCGCGAACCAGTGGAAGAAGCTGCACACTGATTAA